One genomic window of Methanosalsum zhilinae DSM 4017 includes the following:
- the fpoF gene encoding F420H2 dehydrogenase subunit FpoF: MHPKIAEVIEYDVCTACGACAAVCPVKAVNVNTKAEIRDPNDMTLYVKGAAPEVCEECYACSRVCPVVHGYLEDEFANVKRFFAAKSDIPGQDGGVTSAILKSLFEKNEIDCVVGISRDENWQTELILMTKPEDVDKTTGTKYTYDSVVSALREPFEKFDRIAVVGVPCQIHGSRLIMDNINDKIVLLVGLFCMESFYHDVMTEEIIPEKLGLSISEVIKLDFAKGKFWAYTRDGESHNVPIPEIAPLARDPCHACCDYTAIYADISVGSVGAPDGWNSVLIRTEAGERYFDMVEGLEIMEDPKPGMSLIKKLTDMKHSNNVEHYLEVCEKFSFEDAGIY; encoded by the coding sequence TTGCATCCAAAGATCGCAGAGGTCATTGAATATGACGTTTGTACAGCCTGCGGGGCATGCGCAGCCGTATGTCCTGTAAAGGCAGTAAACGTCAATACCAAAGCAGAAATCCGTGACCCCAATGATATGACTCTTTATGTCAAGGGGGCAGCTCCTGAAGTATGTGAAGAATGCTATGCATGCAGCCGGGTGTGTCCGGTTGTACATGGATATCTGGAAGACGAGTTTGCAAATGTAAAGAGATTCTTTGCTGCAAAGAGCGATATTCCAGGTCAGGATGGTGGAGTTACTTCTGCTATTTTAAAATCACTATTTGAGAAAAACGAAATTGACTGTGTGGTTGGAATTTCCAGGGATGAAAACTGGCAGACCGAGCTTATTCTTATGACAAAACCGGAAGATGTGGATAAGACCACTGGTACCAAGTATACCTATGATTCAGTTGTCTCTGCTTTGAGGGAACCCTTTGAAAAATTTGACCGAATAGCTGTTGTGGGTGTTCCATGCCAGATACACGGTTCAAGACTTATTATGGATAATATCAACGACAAAATCGTTCTTCTGGTCGGCCTGTTCTGTATGGAGAGTTTCTACCATGACGTCATGACAGAGGAGATTATACCTGAAAAACTTGGACTAAGCATCTCTGAGGTCATAAAACTGGACTTTGCAAAAGGAAAATTCTGGGCATATACCAGGGATGGTGAGTCTCATAATGTACCTATTCCGGAAATAGCACCTCTTGCAAGGGATCCGTGCCATGCCTGCTGCGATTACACGGCAATCTATGCAGATATCTCTGTAGGTTCTGTGGGAGCACCAGACGGCTGGAACAGTGTACTCATAAGAACTGAGGCCGGTGAAAGGTATTTCGATATGGTCGAAGGTCTTGAAATAATGGAAGATCCAAAACCTGGAATGTCCCTGATCAAGAAACTGACTGATATGAAACATTCAAACAA